The following coding sequences lie in one Cotesia glomerata isolate CgM1 linkage group LG5, MPM_Cglom_v2.3, whole genome shotgun sequence genomic window:
- the LOC123265771 gene encoding uncharacterized protein LOC123265771 isoform X3, protein MIIGEKALNEGVGNYTKRQAQMYGQDNKRLPPILPKQNIIRQCKNEYLHQKLGVKPGDGRDVVSTIEDMRYNPLYPGFIQDVKKDKFYVIYSTPNQLISYKRYCKLTNASSKIVIDGTGSIVKPIIHSNGRKSGHVFFYAIVINYKNKSHSVHQLLTKSQSTQMLIWWLKQWFTMGAPKPKEANCDSSRALINALSFTLNDQSIKVYIDTMFLRAIGDSSHSTRPAIFTYIRLDVAHFIHMISRWKCIKNLKNSLVKSFYMHCIALMIDCQTVKQFEMIFRLVCIVALNEREDSIIAVTGESVKHARLELQSIIASRDLTELVKDLEPDEIDDTIPEEKNLEENGDHSDYVTQLSPIKIFINDLYNSALDLKILGSIVGAYYCKEFIDEFLARAYEFPIWTASCLPHEAEHATTSYIEQFFGDKKQRSLKDWNNLIRADVFLKSEYQEYNGSSAELHSNLIKAKEQSDLDDIFKSDNNNDLKKNPKSAADDNNNNLNTVLNQDLDSKLNVDNNNTSNDKNNTAANYEKDETAKTLIEGSDNDCFVDNNDNLQDECDSAANIKKDDVKEDLNEGILSDIVVNDDKVQKESLPEITDKDGEEKNVIKKSDYIKVTKSTLTDLFNDSDTISYDNWRNKGRISDHDYCSSLNDQENVEPPFTPLFRKKKQVLPKNLKQAQPKEVIKTSNIPENKIEYPSSAPPLQTFDGTENKNTTDALKNYKKGFHFQPKPDVKYQNANLTTSTKIKKNKTKQLLKNGYKPFAVNGISILLSNTCAFDSITQILATAGKDDPKFLLYMDTNANPTMKFISQFCNIGATDVLYQKRTTLLATLFKERIEDKSNISPLYVRQLNMWSSVNEIWQKCFPSSACISCTCKLCEVYRIPIPMVQVNYKMIWENGFGQLQQSIHSFDSKIRCTKCKLNMIDRSLLFNKCICIELDIRMYQKNPLKCKLITFPSVIQLNNKNYMLRGIIEIVNGHFVAYCRRYNDDWRLHDDTASNIQPVQPGKEIVPNAAIYTRID, encoded by the exons ATGATAATTGGAGAGAAAGCGTTGAATGAAGGAGTTGGTAATTACACTAAACGTCAAGCGCAAATGTATGGCCAGGATAATAAACGTCTTCCCCCAATACTTCCgaaacaaaatattatacgACAATGTAAGAATGAATATCTTCATCAAAAATTAGGAGTGAAACCAGGAGACGGACGTGATGTTGTTAGCACTATAGAAGACATGAGATATAATCCTCTTTATCCAGGATTTATTCAGGATgtgaaaaaagataaattttatgtgaTCTACAGCACTCCTAACCAATTGATCTCATACAAACGTTACTGTAAGCTTACTAATGCTTCTTCTAAAATAGTAATTGATGGTACTGGCAGTATTGTAAAACCAATAATTCATTCAAACGGACGTAAATCTGgtcatgtatttttttatgcaattgttattaattataaaaataaatctcacTCAGTGCATCAATTACTTACAAAGAGCCAAAGTACGCAAATGCTAATATGGTGGCTAAAACAGTGGTTCACCATGGGGGCACCAAAACCAAAAGAGGCTAACTGCGACAGCTCTAGAGCTTTAATTAATGCTCTTTCTTTTACATTAAATGATCAATCTATAAAGGTTTACATAGATACCATGTTTTTACGAGCAATCGGAGACTCTTCTCATTCGACAAGACCAGCGATTTTTACGTATATCCGTTTGGACGTTGCCCATTTTATCCATATGATTAGTAGGTGGAAATGtatcaaaaatctaaaaaattctcttgTAAAATCATTTTACATGCATTGTATTGCTCTCATGATTGATTGTCAAACTGTCAAACAATTCGAGATGATATTTCGTCTGGTTTGTATAGTTGCTTTGAACGAACGCGAGGACTCGATTATTGCAGTTACTGGCGAAAGTGTTAAGCATGCTAGACTTGAATTACAATCAATCATCGCATCACGAGATCTTACTGAACTTGTCAAAGACTTAGAACCGGATGAAATTGATGACACAATCcccgaagaaaaaaatcttgaagaaAATGGTGATCACAGTGATTACGTAACTCAACTTAgtccaataaaaatatttattaatgatctATATAATTCAGCACTCGACCTTAAAATATTAGGGTCGATTGTCGGTGCATATTattgtaaagaatttattgacGAATTTTTAGCTAGAGCATATGAGTTTCCTATTTGGACAGCATCTTGTTTACCCCACGAAGCTGAACATGCTACAACCAGCTATATTGAACAGTTTTTTGGCGATAAGAAACAAAGAAGTTTAAAAGACTGGAATAACCTTATACGCGCtgatgtttttttaaaatccgaATATCAAGAGTATAATGGTAGTTCAGCAGAGTTACATTCAAACTTAATTAAAGCCAAGGAACAAAGTGATTTAgacgatatttttaaatctgataataataacgatttaaaaaaaaatcctaagtcTGCTGCtgatgataacaataataatttaaatacagTGCTTAATCAAGATTTAGATAGTAAATTGAACgttgataataacaatac atctaatgacaaaaataatactgctgctaattatgaaaaagacgAAACTGCGAAAACATTAATTGAAGGTTCAGATAATGACTGTTTCGTTGATAATAACGATAATCTTCAGGATGAATGTGATTCTGCtgctaatattaaaaaagatgaTGTAAAAGAAGATCTCAATGAAGGAATACTTTCAGACATTGTTGTTAATGACGATAAAGTCCAGAAAGAGTCTTTGCCTGAAATTACGGATAAAGAcggtgaagaaaaaaatgtgattaaaaaatcagaTTATATTAAAGTTACCAAAAGCACACTTACTGATTTGTTTAATGATTCTGATACTATTTCATACGATAATTGGAGAAATAAGGGTAGAATTTCTGACCATGATTATTGCTCCTCTTTAAATGACCAAGAGAACGTTGAGCCGCCATTTACGcctttatttagaaaaaaaaagcaagtcttaccaaaaaatttaaaacaagcACAGCCAAAAGAAGTTATTAAAACATCTAATAtacctgaaaataaaattgaatatccTTCGTCCGCCCCGCCGTTACAAACTTTCGATGgaacagaaaataaaaatacgacagatgctttaaaaaattacaaaaaaggttTCCACTTTCAACCTAAACCAGATGTAAAATATCAGAACGCGAACCTGACTACgtcaactaaaataaaaaaaaataaaacaaaacaactTCTTAAAAATGGATACAAACCTTTTGCAGTAAATGGAATTTCTATTTTACTGAGTAACACTTGCGCTTTTGACTCAATAACACAAATATTAGCAACAGCTGGAAAAGATgatccaaaatttttattatatatggaCACGAATGCAAATCCaacaatgaaatttattagtcAGTTTTGTAATATAGGAGCGACTGATGTACTATATCAAAAAAGAACCACCCTATTAGCTACACTATTTAAAGAAAGAATTGAAGACAAAAGTAATATATCTCCTTTATATGTCAGACAACTGAACATGTGGTCAAGCGTCAATGAAATTTGGCAAAAATGTTTTCCTTCAAGTGCGTGTATTAGTTGCACTTGCAAATTATGTGAAGTATATCGAATTCCTATTCCAATGGTTCAAGTGAACTATAAAATGATATGGGAAAACGGATTCGGTCAACTACAACAATCAATTCACTCATTTGACAGCAAAATACGATGCACAAAGTGTAAGCTGAATATGATTGACCGttctcttttatttaataaatgcaTTTGCATTGAATTAGATATTAGAATGTATCAAAAGAATcctttaaaatgtaaattaataacttttccATCAGTTATACAattgaataacaaaaattacat gtTGAGAGGAATCATTGAAATTGTCAATGGGCATTTTGTAGCATACTGTAGAAGATATAACGATGACTGGAGATTACACGATGATACTGCTTCCAATATACAACCTGTTCAACCTGGAAAAGAGATAGTACCAAACGCTGCTATTTACACTAGGATTGATtga
- the LOC123265771 gene encoding uncharacterized protein LOC123265771 isoform X2: MIIGEKALNEGVGNYTKRQAQMYGQDNKRLPPILPKQNIIRQCKNEYLHQKLGVKPGDGRDVVSTIEDMRYNPLYPGFIQDVKKDKFYVIYSTPNQLISYKRYCKLTNASSKIVIDGTGSIVKPIIHSNGRKSGHVFFYAIVINYKNKSHSVHQLLTKSQSTQMLIWWLKQWFTMGAPKPKEANCDSSRALINALSFTLNDQSIKVYIDTMFLRAIGDSSHSTRPAIFTYIRLDVAHFIHMISRWKCIKNLKNSLVKSFYMHCIALMIDCQTVKQFEMIFRLVCIVALNEREDSIIAVTGESVKHARLELQSIIASRDLTELVKDLEPDEIDDTIPEEKNLEENGDHSDYVTQLSPIKIFINDLYNSALDLKILGSIVGAYYCKEFIDEFLARAYEFPIWTASCLPHEAEHATTSYIEQFFGDKKQRSLKDWNNLIRADVFLKSEYQEYNGSSAELHSNLIKAKEQSDLDDIFKSDNNNDLKKNPKSAADDNNNNLNTVLNQDLDSKLNVDNNNTSNDKNNTAANYEKDETAKTLIEGSDNDCFVDNNDNLQDECDSAANIKKDDVKEDLNEGILSDIVVNDDKVQKESLPEITDKDGEEKNVIKKSDYIKVTKSTLTDLFNDSDTISYDNWRNKGRISDHDYCSSLNDQENVEPPFTPLFRKKKQVLPKNLKQAQPKEVIKTSNIPENKIEYPSSAPPLQTFDGTENKNTTDALKNYKKGFHFQPKPDVKYQNANLTTSTKIKKNKTKQLLKNGYKPFAVNGISILLSNTCAFDSITQILATAGKDDPKFLLYMDTNANPTMKFISQFCNIGATDVLYQKRTTLLATLFKERIEDKSNISPLYVRQLNMWSSVNEIWQKCFPSSACISCTCKLCEVYRIPIPMVQVNYKMIWENGFGQLQQSIHSFDSKIRCTKCKLNMIDRSLLFNKCICIELDIRMYQKNPLKCKLITFPSVIQLNNKNYMLRGIIEIVNGHFVAYCRRYNDDWRLHDDTASNIQPVQPGKEIVPNAAIYTRID; encoded by the exons ATGATAATTGGAGAGAAAGCGTTGAATGAAGGAGTTGGTAATTACACTAAACGTCAAGCGCAAATGTATGGCCAGGATAATAAACGTCTTCCCCCAATACTTCCgaaacaaaatattatacgACAATGTAAGAATGAATATCTTCATCAAAAATTAGGAGTGAAACCAGGAGACGGACGTGATGTTGTTAGCACTATAGAAGACATGAGATATAATCCTCTTTATCCAGGATTTATTCAGGATgtgaaaaaagataaattttatgtgaTCTACAGCACTCCTAACCAATTGATCTCATACAAACGTTACTGTAAGCTTACTAATGCTTCTTCTAAAATAGTAATTGATGGTACTGGCAGTATTGTAAAACCAATAATTCATTCAAACGGACGTAAATCTGgtcatgtatttttttatgcaattgttattaattataaaaataaatctcacTCAGTGCATCAATTACTTACAAAGAGCCAAAGTACGCAAATGCTAATATGGTGGCTAAAACAGTGGTTCACCATGGGGGCACCAAAACCAAAAGAGGCTAACTGCGACAGCTCTAGAGCTTTAATTAATGCTCTTTCTTTTACATTAAATGATCAATCTATAAAGGTTTACATAGATACCATGTTTTTACGAGCAATCGGAGACTCTTCTCATTCGACAAGACCAGCGATTTTTACGTATATCCGTTTGGACGTTGCCCATTTTATCCATATGATTAGTAGGTGGAAATGtatcaaaaatctaaaaaattctcttgTAAAATCATTTTACATGCATTGTATTGCTCTCATGATTGATTGTCAAACTGTCAAACAATTCGAGATGATATTTCGTCTGGTTTGTATAGTTGCTTTGAACGAACGCGAGGACTCGATTATTGCAGTTACTGGCGAAAGTGTTAAGCATGCTAGACTTGAATTACAATCAATCATCGCATCACGAGATCTTACTGAACTTGTCAAAGACTTAGAACCGGATGAAATTGATGACACAATCcccgaagaaaaaaatcttgaagaaAATGGTGATCACAGTGATTACGTAACTCAACTTAgtccaataaaaatatttattaatgatctATATAATTCAGCACTCGACCTTAAAATATTAGGGTCGATTGTCGGTGCATATTattgtaaagaatttattgacGAATTTTTAGCTAGAGCATATGAGTTTCCTATTTGGACAGCATCTTGTTTACCCCACGAAGCTGAACATGCTACAACCAGCTATATTGAACAGTTTTTTGGCGATAAGAAACAAAGAAGTTTAAAAGACTGGAATAACCTTATACGCGCtgatgtttttttaaaatccgaATATCAAGAGTATAATGGTAGTTCAGCAGAGTTACATTCAAACTTAATTAAAGCCAAGGAACAAAGTGATTTAgacgatatttttaaatctgataataataacgatttaaaaaaaaatcctaagtcTGCTGCtgatgataacaataataatttaaatacagTGCTTAATCAAGATTTAGATAGTAAATTGAACgttgataataacaatacatctaatgacaaaa ataatactgctgctaattatgaaaaagacgAAACTGCGAAAACATTAATTGAAGGTTCAGATAATGACTGTTTCGTTGATAATAACGATAATCTTCAGGATGAATGTGATTCTGCtgctaatattaaaaaagatgaTGTAAAAGAAGATCTCAATGAAGGAATACTTTCAGACATTGTTGTTAATGACGATAAAGTCCAGAAAGAGTCTTTGCCTGAAATTACGGATAAAGAcggtgaagaaaaaaatgtgattaaaaaatcagaTTATATTAAAGTTACCAAAAGCACACTTACTGATTTGTTTAATGATTCTGATACTATTTCATACGATAATTGGAGAAATAAGGGTAGAATTTCTGACCATGATTATTGCTCCTCTTTAAATGACCAAGAGAACGTTGAGCCGCCATTTACGcctttatttagaaaaaaaaagcaagtcttaccaaaaaatttaaaacaagcACAGCCAAAAGAAGTTATTAAAACATCTAATAtacctgaaaataaaattgaatatccTTCGTCCGCCCCGCCGTTACAAACTTTCGATGgaacagaaaataaaaatacgacagatgctttaaaaaattacaaaaaaggttTCCACTTTCAACCTAAACCAGATGTAAAATATCAGAACGCGAACCTGACTACgtcaactaaaataaaaaaaaataaaacaaaacaactTCTTAAAAATGGATACAAACCTTTTGCAGTAAATGGAATTTCTATTTTACTGAGTAACACTTGCGCTTTTGACTCAATAACACAAATATTAGCAACAGCTGGAAAAGATgatccaaaatttttattatatatggaCACGAATGCAAATCCaacaatgaaatttattagtcAGTTTTGTAATATAGGAGCGACTGATGTACTATATCAAAAAAGAACCACCCTATTAGCTACACTATTTAAAGAAAGAATTGAAGACAAAAGTAATATATCTCCTTTATATGTCAGACAACTGAACATGTGGTCAAGCGTCAATGAAATTTGGCAAAAATGTTTTCCTTCAAGTGCGTGTATTAGTTGCACTTGCAAATTATGTGAAGTATATCGAATTCCTATTCCAATGGTTCAAGTGAACTATAAAATGATATGGGAAAACGGATTCGGTCAACTACAACAATCAATTCACTCATTTGACAGCAAAATACGATGCACAAAGTGTAAGCTGAATATGATTGACCGttctcttttatttaataaatgcaTTTGCATTGAATTAGATATTAGAATGTATCAAAAGAATcctttaaaatgtaaattaataacttttccATCAGTTATACAattgaataacaaaaattacat gtTGAGAGGAATCATTGAAATTGTCAATGGGCATTTTGTAGCATACTGTAGAAGATATAACGATGACTGGAGATTACACGATGATACTGCTTCCAATATACAACCTGTTCAACCTGGAAAAGAGATAGTACCAAACGCTGCTATTTACACTAGGATTGATtga
- the LOC123265771 gene encoding uncharacterized protein LOC123265771 isoform X1 codes for MIIGEKALNEGVGNYTKRQAQMYGQDNKRLPPILPKQNIIRQCKNEYLHQKLGVKPGDGRDVVSTIEDMRYNPLYPGFIQDVKKDKFYVIYSTPNQLISYKRYCKLTNASSKIVIDGTGSIVKPIIHSNGRKSGHVFFYAIVINYKNKSHSVHQLLTKSQSTQMLIWWLKQWFTMGAPKPKEANCDSSRALINALSFTLNDQSIKVYIDTMFLRAIGDSSHSTRPAIFTYIRLDVAHFIHMISRWKCIKNLKNSLVKSFYMHCIALMIDCQTVKQFEMIFRLVCIVALNEREDSIIAVTGESVKHARLELQSIIASRDLTELVKDLEPDEIDDTIPEEKNLEENGDHSDYVTQLSPIKIFINDLYNSALDLKILGSIVGAYYCKEFIDEFLARAYEFPIWTASCLPHEAEHATTSYIEQFFGDKKQRSLKDWNNLIRADVFLKSEYQEYNGSSAELHSNLIKAKEQSDLDDIFKSDNNNDLKKNPKSAADDNNNNLNTVLNQDLDSKLNVDNNNTSNDKNNTAANYEKDETAKTLIEGSDNDSCVDNNNTSNDKNNTAANYEKDETAKTLIEGSDNDCFVDNNDNLQDECDSAANIKKDDVKEDLNEGILSDIVVNDDKVQKESLPEITDKDGEEKNVIKKSDYIKVTKSTLTDLFNDSDTISYDNWRNKGRISDHDYCSSLNDQENVEPPFTPLFRKKKQVLPKNLKQAQPKEVIKTSNIPENKIEYPSSAPPLQTFDGTENKNTTDALKNYKKGFHFQPKPDVKYQNANLTTSTKIKKNKTKQLLKNGYKPFAVNGISILLSNTCAFDSITQILATAGKDDPKFLLYMDTNANPTMKFISQFCNIGATDVLYQKRTTLLATLFKERIEDKSNISPLYVRQLNMWSSVNEIWQKCFPSSACISCTCKLCEVYRIPIPMVQVNYKMIWENGFGQLQQSIHSFDSKIRCTKCKLNMIDRSLLFNKCICIELDIRMYQKNPLKCKLITFPSVIQLNNKNYMLRGIIEIVNGHFVAYCRRYNDDWRLHDDTASNIQPVQPGKEIVPNAAIYTRID; via the exons ATGATAATTGGAGAGAAAGCGTTGAATGAAGGAGTTGGTAATTACACTAAACGTCAAGCGCAAATGTATGGCCAGGATAATAAACGTCTTCCCCCAATACTTCCgaaacaaaatattatacgACAATGTAAGAATGAATATCTTCATCAAAAATTAGGAGTGAAACCAGGAGACGGACGTGATGTTGTTAGCACTATAGAAGACATGAGATATAATCCTCTTTATCCAGGATTTATTCAGGATgtgaaaaaagataaattttatgtgaTCTACAGCACTCCTAACCAATTGATCTCATACAAACGTTACTGTAAGCTTACTAATGCTTCTTCTAAAATAGTAATTGATGGTACTGGCAGTATTGTAAAACCAATAATTCATTCAAACGGACGTAAATCTGgtcatgtatttttttatgcaattgttattaattataaaaataaatctcacTCAGTGCATCAATTACTTACAAAGAGCCAAAGTACGCAAATGCTAATATGGTGGCTAAAACAGTGGTTCACCATGGGGGCACCAAAACCAAAAGAGGCTAACTGCGACAGCTCTAGAGCTTTAATTAATGCTCTTTCTTTTACATTAAATGATCAATCTATAAAGGTTTACATAGATACCATGTTTTTACGAGCAATCGGAGACTCTTCTCATTCGACAAGACCAGCGATTTTTACGTATATCCGTTTGGACGTTGCCCATTTTATCCATATGATTAGTAGGTGGAAATGtatcaaaaatctaaaaaattctcttgTAAAATCATTTTACATGCATTGTATTGCTCTCATGATTGATTGTCAAACTGTCAAACAATTCGAGATGATATTTCGTCTGGTTTGTATAGTTGCTTTGAACGAACGCGAGGACTCGATTATTGCAGTTACTGGCGAAAGTGTTAAGCATGCTAGACTTGAATTACAATCAATCATCGCATCACGAGATCTTACTGAACTTGTCAAAGACTTAGAACCGGATGAAATTGATGACACAATCcccgaagaaaaaaatcttgaagaaAATGGTGATCACAGTGATTACGTAACTCAACTTAgtccaataaaaatatttattaatgatctATATAATTCAGCACTCGACCTTAAAATATTAGGGTCGATTGTCGGTGCATATTattgtaaagaatttattgacGAATTTTTAGCTAGAGCATATGAGTTTCCTATTTGGACAGCATCTTGTTTACCCCACGAAGCTGAACATGCTACAACCAGCTATATTGAACAGTTTTTTGGCGATAAGAAACAAAGAAGTTTAAAAGACTGGAATAACCTTATACGCGCtgatgtttttttaaaatccgaATATCAAGAGTATAATGGTAGTTCAGCAGAGTTACATTCAAACTTAATTAAAGCCAAGGAACAAAGTGATTTAgacgatatttttaaatctgataataataacgatttaaaaaaaaatcctaagtcTGCTGCtgatgataacaataataatttaaatacagTGCTTAATCAAGATTTAGATAGTAAATTGAACgttgataataacaatacatctaatgacaaaaataatactgctgctaattatgaaaaagacgAAACTGCGAAAACATTAATTGAAGGTTCAGATAATGACTCTTGCgttgataataacaatacatctaatgacaaaaataatactgctgctaattatgaaaaagacgAAACTGCGAAAACATTAATTGAAGGTTCAGATAATGACTGTTTCGTTGATAATAACGATAATCTTCAGGATGAATGTGATTCTGCtgctaatattaaaaaagatgaTGTAAAAGAAGATCTCAATGAAGGAATACTTTCAGACATTGTTGTTAATGACGATAAAGTCCAGAAAGAGTCTTTGCCTGAAATTACGGATAAAGAcggtgaagaaaaaaatgtgattaaaaaatcagaTTATATTAAAGTTACCAAAAGCACACTTACTGATTTGTTTAATGATTCTGATACTATTTCATACGATAATTGGAGAAATAAGGGTAGAATTTCTGACCATGATTATTGCTCCTCTTTAAATGACCAAGAGAACGTTGAGCCGCCATTTACGcctttatttagaaaaaaaaagcaagtcttaccaaaaaatttaaaacaagcACAGCCAAAAGAAGTTATTAAAACATCTAATAtacctgaaaataaaattgaatatccTTCGTCCGCCCCGCCGTTACAAACTTTCGATGgaacagaaaataaaaatacgacagatgctttaaaaaattacaaaaaaggttTCCACTTTCAACCTAAACCAGATGTAAAATATCAGAACGCGAACCTGACTACgtcaactaaaataaaaaaaaataaaacaaaacaactTCTTAAAAATGGATACAAACCTTTTGCAGTAAATGGAATTTCTATTTTACTGAGTAACACTTGCGCTTTTGACTCAATAACACAAATATTAGCAACAGCTGGAAAAGATgatccaaaatttttattatatatggaCACGAATGCAAATCCaacaatgaaatttattagtcAGTTTTGTAATATAGGAGCGACTGATGTACTATATCAAAAAAGAACCACCCTATTAGCTACACTATTTAAAGAAAGAATTGAAGACAAAAGTAATATATCTCCTTTATATGTCAGACAACTGAACATGTGGTCAAGCGTCAATGAAATTTGGCAAAAATGTTTTCCTTCAAGTGCGTGTATTAGTTGCACTTGCAAATTATGTGAAGTATATCGAATTCCTATTCCAATGGTTCAAGTGAACTATAAAATGATATGGGAAAACGGATTCGGTCAACTACAACAATCAATTCACTCATTTGACAGCAAAATACGATGCACAAAGTGTAAGCTGAATATGATTGACCGttctcttttatttaataaatgcaTTTGCATTGAATTAGATATTAGAATGTATCAAAAGAATcctttaaaatgtaaattaataacttttccATCAGTTATACAattgaataacaaaaattacat gtTGAGAGGAATCATTGAAATTGTCAATGGGCATTTTGTAGCATACTGTAGAAGATATAACGATGACTGGAGATTACACGATGATACTGCTTCCAATATACAACCTGTTCAACCTGGAAAAGAGATAGTACCAAACGCTGCTATTTACACTAGGATTGATtga